A stretch of the Triplophysa dalaica isolate WHDGS20190420 chromosome 19, ASM1584641v1, whole genome shotgun sequence genome encodes the following:
- the rln1 gene encoding prorelaxin H1: protein MFSVKMSRVFSALLLVCVCACSVCVSASRADLPREFGVKLCGREFIRAVIFTCGGSRWRRATTHSGEMSLERRDEFSVSEDAPLLSDLLRLQTDARVATLFSSRPERRKRNFSLGLAGLCCNQGCTKHDIGRLC, encoded by the exons ATGTTCTCTGTGAAAATGTCTCGTGTGTTTTCGGCGCttctgctggtgtgtgtgtgcgcgtgcagtgtgtgtgtgagcgcgAGCCGGGCAGATTTACCGAGAGAATTCGGAGTGAAACTTTGCGGTCGCGAGTTCATCCGAGCGGTTATCTTCACGTGCGGAGGGTCCCGGTGGAGAAGAGCAACAACACACAGCG GCGAGATGTCACTGGAGAGACGCGATGAGTTCAGCGTGAGTGAAGACGCGCCGCTTCTCTCAGACCTGCTGCGGCTACAGACTGACGCGCGCGTCGCGACGCTCTTCTCCTCGCGCCCGGAGCGTCGAAAGCGGAATTTCTCGCTCGGACTGGCGGGATTGTGCTGCAACCAGGGCTGTACGAAACACGACATCGGGCGCCTGTGCTGA
- the plgrkt gene encoding plasminogen receptor (KT) — MGFLLSKSMEQNFQKQQEFMLLNARLQLERQLQMQNQMRERQVAMQIAWSREFLKYFGSFFGLVTLGLSIGAVKKRRAALLTPVIPLSFIMAYQMDVAYGSLIHRMREEAESIMGSESKRLEMPHGMPTFESIEKSRRAKSRLSSVLEK; from the exons ATGGGTTTTCTGCTCTCTAAATCAATGGAGCAGAACTTCCAGAAACAACAGGAGTTCATGCTGCTCAACGCTCGActgcag CTGGAGCGTCAGTTACAGATGCAGAATCAGATGCGTGAGCGTCAGGTGGCCATGCAGATCGCCTGGTCCAGAGAGTTCCTCAAGTACTTCGGCTCGTTCTTCGGTCTGGTGACGCTGGGTCTCAGCATCGG AGCCGTGAAGAAGAGGAGAGCTGCATTACTAACTCCTGTCATTCCTCTGAGTTTTATTATGGCCTATCAGATGGACGTGGCATACGGCTCACTCATTCATCGCATGAGAG AGGAAGCAGAGAGCATCATGGGATCTGAGAGCAAGCGTCTGGAAATGCCTCATGGGATGCCGACGTTTGAGAGTATCGAGAAATCTCGACGAGCGAAATCTCGGCTCTCATCTGTGCTGGAGAAGTGA